Part of the Numenius arquata chromosome 5, bNumArq3.hap1.1, whole genome shotgun sequence genome is shown below.
tgcacactctTCCTCTCTCCGAATTCAAAGCCGGTGCCCTTTGGCCGGttaagagagagagaaggcattGACGGAACGAGTCCTTTTCCAGTCCGACTAGAGCAGTGGTAGTCGATCCGCAGTGTTTAATCAGGTATCGTTGTAGTTTGGTATAAATGAAATACAGCAGCACAAATGCTTAAGCTTAGAGCAGTTACCGTATCGCAGAACATTACTAGAGCGTACCACATTTACTATACTGTAGAAGGAAAGCAGAATATTTGACTTTGACTTAGCGATATTACTActttacagttattttaatatttgggATTCAGTAATAATCATTTCAAGTGTTAAAAGTTAGAGGGTGccggcattatttttttttttttttttttttttaagagttttaatCAAAACGCTAGACGAAACGTTAGCAGGACGTGATGTCCGTACGGCGACGGCGCTGGGATGCGACGCTGCAGAAAAAAAGGCCCCTTTTTGTATCGTACATTTCTGAATGAAATGCTTTTTGGCTGGTGGTGAGCAGCTCTTGGCCCAATCCACATTTCACTCTCAGTGCCTGAGAGAAGAGTAATTCCCTGTGCTTCTGATCAAATctctgcagtggttttttttttcagaagagccACAGGTATTGTCTTTAAGGAGAAAAGAGTGCATTTATGATAAATGTTACACTATTTGGCTCAAACTGAGCAAATGTTTTTTGTACTATTAttaacctaaaaataaaaaaaaaaaaaaaaagaagttcgaACTGCTTTTGGATGCCCTTCTAACTTAATCTGAATTATCAAAATTGTACGTGAGAAGAACTCTTTTTAGATAACATTTATACAATGTTTTAAATGACTTGCTATCCCAGCGGTAGCAGCTTCACATTCCGTTGTTTTCCAGATGGGAATGTTCAACCTGCCGTGAATGAACTTTTCTGAAACTCGTCCTGTTTGtcttggggagggaggagggaggggtttttttggggcgGGGGACGCTGTGCACTACGTACGACTGTTCTTGTTAAATCCGCTGGCGAATACCTAGAGATGAGCCTGAGAGCTGTCTTCTTGAggtgaaatatttggaaaagctGGAACTCCCAAGTTTCCGAGACGTTTCAGAATGGGTCTTCCCAATAGCATTTGGAATTTGCCATAGAAAGGTCAATTTAGTGTATTTTTGCAAAGACTATGGCTACACTTTATATACATCGGAGCAATGCACTTGTACGTGGAATGTTGGCTGTGATAGTGCTACAGGCGAAGTATTTCCAGTAATTAATCACTTTAAGGGTCTTTCTCCTCTGGCAGTTGATGAATAATGTTGCGTTATAGTTTGAGGCATTGTGTTGTATTTCAGATGTGGAAATACCTAAATTATGACATAGTATCGCTTAATACTCTTAAAAGTAGATTTATGGTGCAAtctgaaattaatcttttcaaaATGTACTCTTCATTTTGTACTCtatttatttttgattaaaagtcctggggggaaaaaaaaaaaaaaaaaaaaaaatgtatgtttgaATGTATTGTTCTACTTGTAGCAGAACTTTAAGTTAATCATTTATTATATCATAGAAATCTCTCCCTCCAGCGTCGGAAAGAGTTTTATACAGATATTAGTCTTTAGGTTGCAGAAGAGTTTACAATCTTTGTTTCTCCTCATAGTCTACTTTTAGCAACTGAGACTGCCTGCAGCAAACGGCTGTTGCCAAAGGGTTATTTCTTTTAACTCTTAGAACGAAGTTGGTAGAGGTTTATTTGGCAATaatatttctgatgcttttaaaaaggaTAAATTAGGGTTGCAGAGTAAATACTAACAAGACACGACTCCTAAAAAGCGAAAGAAAGTTGTGATTGCCACAAAATAGTCACGTTTCCAGAAAATACCGGTGAAAGCCTCCGGCAGTGCAGGTTGGACGTCAGCTGTTATCCATTCCAGACCGATGTACCCTCGTGGCATTAATGTATTTAGGTATCTTCAGTTTTCTTGTATCGTAATGTTGAGGTATCTCAAACTTATGTTAAAGCTGCCATGCATTGTATTACTAAATTGTAACTATCAAATAGATAATATATTTAATACAGCcaataaataatacaaatgtaTTCAAATTTGACTCCggggttgtgtgtggttttgtggattttgatttttatttgatttttcaggAGCGGTCGTTTGTATAGTGTGTAATTTAAGGTGAAGGAACAAGTTTAGCGTTGTTAATCTGTGTCGTTAAGAGCtgtcttttcttccagaaagatttatttattatttcatggaatcatagaatggtttgggttggaagggaccttaaagcccatccagttccaaccccctgccctgggcagggacacctcccaccacaccaggttgctcaaagccccatccagcttggtcttgaccACCACCAGCCTGTGAACCGGTGGTCTGGACCCCGTGTTCACCTGTTTTACAACCAAGGGAGGTGGGCAAATGCCTTTCTCTCgtgcccctctccccagccactGCCCACGTGTCATTTGTCCCTGCTCCCTTCAAAGGAGCTCTAAAGGCCGGGATGGTTTCTCGCCGTAAAGATGGAACCTGACCTTGCGGAAAGCTGGGGATAGTTTGAACAAAGAACAAGATAAAAGACCGAAAATGAGGGAAGCAACTCGAGAAACCTGGAGGGTGAGCAATAAATCAGTCTGTAGGAAGAAGGCAACGTGTTCTTAGTCCCGCTAAGTCAGTAATTTCTTGTCACTTTAAAGTACCTTACAGCTTGTATTTCTTACGCTTATTTGCCGAGAGCAAACAGCCGGCCTGGCTTTAGCCTCTACTTTCTCTCTTGGCTTCTTTGGGAAGAAAGTAACTTGAATTGTTTCACAGGTCTGTGATTAATGAAATGCCTGGTCCTCAAAAACGGAGACAAATCCTTCCACAGGAGCTTGGTGGACAGTGTGGCTGGTAAGTTCGCTGAAGAGAAGAGCCCAGGCTCCCCCGTGCCTGCCTCTGTGCGTGCGGGAGTAACGTGAATCGATTCCAACCTTCTTGAAAGTTCCAAACCGATCTCGGGAAACGCATAGTAGCCAAAAAAGACAGCCTTAAAACCGGTTCCGGTCTCCATGTGCACAATCTATTTGGGTTTTAGCCCACAATGTTGCTGGCAAAAGGCTCGGGTTGCGAGAATTAAGTCAGTGCTGAACAGTTGACACGAAAGTACCCAGTTCCGTACCTTCAAAAGAAACCTTCTCGCTCCTGGTCACGCTCCTGCAGCGCCGAGTTCGCTCGTGACGCAGGATTTTGCTCATGGCTTTCCTGTATTTGTGTGACATGACGTTGTAAAGTATGGGGTTTATAGAAGCCCCCAGGTAGAAGAGGAGCATAGCGATGAGGTTGAAGTACTGCGTGAGGTCGTACAGGATGATCTGACTCTGGGCAAAGAGGATTCGGCCGACGTGGAACGGGAGCCAGCACAGCACAAAGGCCAAGACTACGACAGCTAAAGAGGTAAAGAGCACACtttggtcacagaatcacagaatgatatggggttggaagggacctctggagatcatctagtccaccccccccccccgccacagcaggtccacccagagcaggttgcacaggaacgtgtccaggcggggtttgaatgtctccagagacggagactccaccacctctctggacagcctcttccagggctctgccgccctcaaagcaaagaagttccttctcgtgtttaggtggaacttcttatgttcaagtttgtgcccatttcctcttgtcctgtcactgggcaccactgaaaaaacactggccccgtcctcctgacacccaccctttaagtatttacaagcattgatcAGCTCCAGCAGAGTTTATTCTGCCTCTTTAAACTATTTAAGGATCAAGACATGAGGTTGCTAAATTTAACCCAGCAAAGAGAAGACATCCTGCCTTGCCCCAACTGCTTTTGTGCTGTGAGTACCGGTAATCTGAAGCTACGAGGACAGTTGCACACAAAATTAATTGTTTGGAATTAAGCGTCTCTCTACACCCATGTTGTCCATTGGAGGTAAGAGATTAAAATCCGGGGGCAAAGCAGCCTGTACTTAAATTAAGGGCTACTGCCCGCTCTTGGCCTGAAAATCTGAGTGGCCGTTGGCATCCTGTGACAGGTATCAGAGGGGAAAGAGCGGGGACACGCAAGAGGGGTCTCCTCTGGGGTGGAAAAGGGGAGCAAACTGGACCAGGAGGcactgaggaagaggatgggaaaaCGGAGCACACAATTAGCAAGGAAAACCTGGCAGGAAGCTAGCCGGGGGATGGCTGTAGTACCCCGTACTGAGGGTAGCTCCAGTCGTGGGtgttgctgcctccctggggacaaggatctggggtgggggggggtgggaggggagcggTCCCCTTGGGAGGGAGCAGtcggagggatggggaggagatggggagaccCAAATCCTCCTGGCTTCAGAGGCAGAGGTACCAGCTGGCGCAGGATAAAGATCACGTTTGACTAAGCCCAGGCAGGTGGGTTGTTGCCATCCTGGGCAAAGCCGTAGTCACGAAGCCGGAGAAATTTTGCAGGGGAAATAACCTTTCCTTGCTGTAGCAGAGTAAGAGCCCAGTCTGGttttttaaaagtcagagaattttccaatttctttaattttaatccCACAAGGGCAGAGATGGCAGGGGGAGATGAGGAATGTGATCTCAAAGCAACCCAAAGCCCCGCTGATCTGCTTCCCTGCTGTGCAGAGAGATCCCTTGCCCGAACACCACGCACTCAGAGACACCCCTTCTCACCAGGACGAGCCACAAATTAAGTGCAAATCCATTGATTTTAAATCTATATCACTCTGtgtgttttctccctcctctccatcatCCCCCGCATCGCTACGCACCCGGTGGGAGCGATTAAAGAGGGCAGCTCTTCCcgttaggtttttttaaactgctcTTACCCAGCATTTTGACAGTCTGCGTGTGTGACCTTTTCCTGCCCGCAGCCCGGCAGCCCGGCAGCCGCTTCCCGCTCCGCCACAGCTTCCTGCAGATGAGCCCGTAGAGCAGGGTCAAGCAGAACATCGGCAGGAAGAAATAAATGGTGGAGACCCAGGTCATGGTCTCCAGCAGCCCCGTGCGGGCCACGCTCTCGATGGACCTGCACTCCCGGCTCTCCTGGGGCAGGCTGCCGTTGGGGTGTTCCACCCcgaagaggaagaggatggggccggcggtgaggagggagcagccccacagcgccaGGATGACCCGTTTCACCCGGCACTTGGTGATGGTGGCTTTGGCTTTCAGGGGAAAGCAGATGGCGAAGTACCTCTCCACGCTCACCGTCGTGATGTGCAGGATGGTGCAGTAGGTGCAGGTTTCACTCAGGTAAATGAAGAACTTGCAGAGAAAATCCCCAAATATGTAGGGCTTGTACTTCCAAAGGCGGTAGAGATCCGAGGGCAGGCCAAGGAAAATCAGTGTGTCCGACAGCGCCATGCTGGACAGGTACATGTTCACTGTCGTCCTCATCTCCTGCGAGCGTCTGAAAATGACTATCGTAATCAAATTCCCAGCGACCCCCAAGAAAAACAGGATGATGGAAATTATAGTCACGGGCACCAAAATCTGGAcgtcaaacaaagaaaaagactgaTCTTCAGAGGAGTCCGTGTCGTTGCCGAAATAGCTGTGATTGGCGATGGAGCCCATGGCTGGTTTTAAAGCCGAGGGCAGGGCTGGCTTCCTTTTTCCCTTGGGCAGAAACCCGAGTCAGGGTGAGAGAGAGGCATGTTTCCCAGCAAGTGTCCAAGAACCAATTGTCTACGCAACGATTCTTACGCGAtcagttaaaaaaatcaaaattatatttGCGACCGTTTAGCTGATGAAGATAAATACCCAAGTGACGATTAGTCCTTTTTTACAAGTAGTGAAggaatattagattcacacatcCAGCATTCGCCAGACACAACCATTGGAAAACAATATTGACCAGTATAAAACAATATTTACCCTTAGCTTCACACTGTTTGgaaaagggtcttttttttttttttttaacatttcctttcaaGTCCTGTGAATCCCGCTAACTGCACAGAGCCGGGTCTGGCAGTGGGGCTCCGGATCGATGGTGGAGGAGCTGCAAGGGGAGACAGTCACCCCAAGAGGAGCCGGACGGGAACAGCCTCTTGGATGCGCTCTGTGGTTTGCCAGATCCTTCCAGCACGACTGGAAATCTTTAGGCTGAGATGTTCTCCTCGAGGCTCCGCAGAGGAGCAAGGAGGCTCGCAGGAGGTCAGTGCAGCTGGCAGACACGGGGTTGCTTCACCTGCAGGGTGGTTTTCCTGCCGCCGGTGACGACGACGCTGTTTGTGCAGGGAGGTCCCCGGAGTGCTGGAGTTCCCTGGCACAGTTTCTGAGGAAATCAGCTTGACTTTTCACAGCCGCTTCCCACAAGGTCATccaccttcctctccccacctaCACACCGCTAATGATGCTGCACTAAATACGCACCCCGGGCTCCGCTCTTCTCCTTGCCCTGCGCAAAGTGCCTGCAGTTACCAGGTAGAGCAGAACAGTCCTTTGATACTGGAAATTTAATTAGCCCATTTGGGCCAGTTACATAATTTTCCATCATTCCGTGTTTACTCAGGGCCTTTCCCACTTGAGCTCCTCCCCAGCATATGCCGCCGAGTGAGAACGTTTCTACTGACACTGCTTTAATGACATTATTAAGATAGGATGGGAAAGCCTTTATTTGTACATCAGTCTTCAAAATGAGACAGTCTGACACTTAGCCCTGATTTACTTTCCACTTCAGAAAAGATCAGAGATGACGAGCTGGAAAGTgcgggggaggcgaggggaaaaGGGGCCAGCGCGAGGGAAAACGCGAGGGAAGGCTCCCGGGAAGCTGGAGGTTAACGGCACGCAGCCAGAGAGCAGGGACACTCGGCACCGGAGAGGCCGCTCAGCTCGACAGCAGGATGCGTCCGGCTACAATCCTTGGAAATTCCTCCATAACTCAGGAACTGGGGCGCTGGCAGAAGTGAGCAGGCTACCCAGTGCAAAATTAAACCCCCTCCATTCTCCTCAGAGCTCCGctctttgctggttttttttttttttcttgtctgaagGACTAGTCAAAAGCCAGCATTTTTGTGGAGCCAAATAGTGTGGGATTTGGGCTCGAAAAGGTCAGCGCTGAACACAGTCACCGCATTGTGTTGACAGAGCCTTGGTTCTGACGTTAGGGAgagttctgctgccatttccAAAAGGTGGAAGCGTTGGCTGTGGAGTTATTTTTCCAAGAGGTTTAGGCACCTGaacacctccaaaaaaaaaaaaaaacccaccccaaaatcaAACCCAGCAGCCTGTGTGCCAAGGCTTTACTTTGCTGCACTTCAGACACCTCTACAAAATCCACCTAAGAAGAAATTCCCACTGCCTAACTCTGCGGTGGCAATTTAAATGATGCACCCCGAGCAAAGCTGAGCCCCGGCCGACGTGTGCTCGCACGGGCTGAACAGCGTGCGGCTGCCGTCCCCGTTTCTTCGAGCAGATCGCTCCCAGCTGGGAGACAGTTGCCTCTGATGAACGTCCCCGGTTTGGCGGTGGCAGATGGAGGAGTCAACGCTCGGCCGGGCCACGCCGTGACCCggtttcctgttttccagtgcTGAAAGAAACCCCAGTGTCTGGGCAGAGATGAAGGGTGACCGCTCTTTCATTCAGGACGCTGTGCAGCCCGCTGAAGGCAGGCATTCACAGCACGGCCGTGCCCCAGAGGACTGGCCGTGGGGAGGAAGCTTTCACGGCCAGGCAGAGCCGCTCCAGCTCAGCTGCCCACACGGAAAGCATTTGTGGCCTTGGGGACAAATAAGTCCCCTGTGGAAACTGGCTCTGCAAAGTCTTCTCCTCGCTGCTGGTTTCCAAGCAGAAAAGCTGGAAGTAGCCGCAGCTCTTGGTggtgctgttcagcctggagagtcACCCCTGCGCAGCGGGGTTGGTGGAGAAGGTGGTCACAGCACAGCCAGAAGACCTGGGGGCAGGCAGAAGGGTCTTTGCCTGCTCCTGGGGGTAAACTCAGAGCTCTTCTGCAGTATGgagtatctttctttttttactgcatcGGGAATAAACAGCAGTGATGGCGGACGGCCCGATGATGCCAAGTTTCAGCCCAATCCACAGCCTGCATCCCGTCCGAGGTGGAAgagcttccctccccctcttccctcaaacaagggggaaaaaaaaaaaaagtgggttttgtttgttgtctAAGGTCAGTGTCTGGAATTCATCCTCCGTTCCCTCCTCGCAGGATGTTTTTGTGTAATACACTCTGACTCATGAAAGTCAAATGACTTGGACTACAACGCTACAGCGCTTCCAACCAAAGAGCCTCAGAAGAGGCATTCCGGCTGCCGGCACCTCCAGCTCTGGCTCATGCTGGACGTGGgttttccagctcctccagccgctGCTGCAGCCAtggagctgcctctgccccccatCAGGCACCCCCATCATCAGCAAACCCAcggcggggggtggggaggggggcagctgCCAGCCGCCTTCTCAGTACAGATACGCAAGAGCCAAGACCGGTTCGAATgttacatcaggaagagtgtggccagcaggtggagggaggtcatcctccccctctgctctgccctggtgaggccccatctggagcactatGTCTAGTTCGGGGCTCCCCGGTTCcagaaggacggggaactgctggagagggtacagcagagggctacaaagatgatgaagggactagaacatctttctgatgaggaaaggctgagggacttgggtctctttagtctggagaagagaagactaaggggggatctgatcaacacctacaaatacttaaagggtgggtgtcaagaggatggggccagtcttttctcagtggtgcccagtgacaggacaagaggaaatgggcacaaacttgaacataagaagttccatctaaacatgaggaggaacttctttactttgagggtggcagagccctggaagaggctgcccagagaggtggtggagtctccgtctctggagacattcaaaagctctcctggacacattcccgtgcaacctgctctgggtggacctgctttggcggcgggggttggactagatgactagccaaccccatatcattctgtgattctgtgatttgcatcCAGGTAGGCTGAGTGTATGGCTTCCAGGTGCTAAACATCATCTGAGATACAGatgagaggcagagagaaagtcTCGCTGCTGCTGGAACGTTTCGCAAGGCGTTGCAGGCATGAATCAGAGGGATCACAAGTGAACAGCTGTTTATTTCTCCTTGCTCTCAAAGGAGGTtggcttctcttccccccccgGATCAGCTGGTCCAGCGCAGACATCATGTCTTTCTCCAGACCTTGCTTCGTTTGGACCGTCACGGCTAATGACAACATTATTGCAACTTCTTCTGGTATGCTGCTAATCCCCGCTTGACAAaatcacaagaaaacaaaataatttttggttctgttttgcctcaggAAGTAAGAGGGAAATTTTGATGAAACTTGTGTGGAATGTATGTAGAAATCCTTCAGCTGCTAGGAAAACAAGCTTAAAAAGTCCTGCTGCCAAtactctcatttttctttaatctggGACATGCTGACAATTTAAAAAGTGGCCATCACAGTCGTTAATGAAGTAACATGCCCTTCTGTTTCATCACTGGACTATTCTGcagaagggagggcaggggacaATTCCCTGATCCCATCAGACTTGGTCTGTGCCCTCGTGGATCACTTTTTGTCTCTGCAAATGTTTTTATTAGAAGAGAATTTATGCATCACAGAAATGTaggtttttaaaagtaaaaagcaggataaaagccctacggaacccaacactgGCCTGACTCGGGGAGGGAGCTCAGGGGCCTGTGACTCCCCACCCCCGCATTCCACCCCGGGGGGGACACCAAAGCTCCCGTTTGTGCCGTGGCTGTTAGACACCTCGAGGGCTTGTTTGCTTTGGCACAGAAAGGAGGAACGGCAACACCCGCACGGCACAAGCTGCTGCCAGGACACAGCTTCTTCCCCTCAGCGCCGCCGCGGCCtgcgcccgccccggccccggcgccggcCAGGCCGCGTCTCCATGGCaacccccgccccggccggccggccgcccgcccggcccccgtAGCCGGTCACGTGACCGGAAGCGGCCGCCTGGGGCGAGCGGAGGCGATGGAGCCGGCCAAGATGGCGTCTCCCAAGAGCGCGCCCAAAGACGCGCAGGTACCGCGGGGGCcggaggggccggggcgggccgggtgAGGGTGACGAAGCTGAGCTGTGCCTTCTCCGCCCCGCAGGTGATGGCGCAGATCCTGAAGGACATGGGAATCACGGAGTACGAGCCGCGCGTCATCAACCAGATGCTGGAGTTTGCTTACAGTAAGGgatggcggggccgggccgggccgggggctctGTCGGGGCCTGGCAGGGGCGGCGGCGCTGCTTCTGGGGAGGGAAACGCCGagtggggaagggacgtgctgTCTTTAGCCGTTTTTCCTTGAAGGGGTTCCCTtctcagtctttaaaaataacCCTGGAGGAAGCGGTGTTTTCGGTGAAGCCTGAGTGGGATCGGGAGAgggaagatttatttcttttaattcagcCGTAGTGAGAGGTGCTGTTTTCCAAAGGGTATGTGACAACTATACTGGAAGATGCAAAAATTTACTCGAGCCATGCAAAGAAGTCCAGCGTCGATGCGGATGACGTGAGGTTGGCCATCCAGTGTCGCACAGACCAGTCGTTCACATCTCCGCCCCCGAGAGACGTAAGTAAAACTGTGTTGataaaaacagaacacagcaaaAGACCACGGCGGGGAATGTAACCCTGTCTCTTCAGTTCTTGTTAGATATTGCGAGGCAGAAAAACCAGACGCCGTTGCCGTTGATAAAGCCTTATTCTGGACCCAGGCTCCCGCCTGACAGATACTGCTTGACAGCTCCCAACTACAGACTGAAGTCCTTACAGAAGAAGGTAAGGGGTTTGGGTAGGGGAGGATTCACCTAACGCCCACGTTGTTTGTCAGGAATGTTGTTGGAATTAAGAGTTTTCCACCCCTCTGAAGGATATGTGTGGGCAAATACTGACCTCTGTGTGTCCGAAAGAGTGTTTCAAACTAGGTCAGGGGTTTTTGTCTCGAGGGATTTGCAAGTATTCTTATTGCTAGCTAGTTTCAAATGCAAAGTGTAAAACGCATCTGTGAGTCTTTTTAGTATTGAAGCAAAATTGTCAAGTTGAAGTGGTAAAAGGCAAAAGTAAGGCTTTAGTATAAATATCGAAGGGTATTTTGTACTTACACCTTAGTTGTTTTTGctttagaagaaagagaaaaggtttaCTTTGCTTGCTGGAAAATACTGACTGTCTCGGTGTGTAGGATTTCATGTTTATTTCCCACGTTTTAAAGAAAGAATCTTAAAAGTTGAACTTAAGGTTGAGATGGGATGTGCCTTGGTGCTAGTTGTGAGAACTTCAGTGTTGGCTTACAAATTGTGTATTGTTGCTGTGAAATAGGCTCGCGGTGGTTTTGTCGGAAGAACcatttggttttttcttgttaAGAACTGTTAATTTCTAACGGGATGCTAAACTGGGCATTCTGTCTTGACAGGTTTCTTCCTCTGCGGGAAGAATAACAGTCCCTCGCCTGAGCGTTGGCGCTGTGAGCAGCCGGCCCAGCACCCCTACTTTAGGTAGGAAACAGCTCGGTTGGGGTTTCCCATGTTgattttatgaaggaaaaaaactaaCGAGGAGGAATTTAAGGCCTCCTTCTACCACTGAGGACATGTTGGGTGCCACCTGAGCTTGGTATCATTTGACAgcatcagaaaaattaaattagtttcaaAAAGATTCTTGTAATCTTTGATACGTATACACATTACTGACGTTCTCTATTTTTATTCCTGTATTCGTGATAACTCCTGTACGTAAGGAGACTATGCAAGAAACTTAATAAGATTGAAGGTTTTTTCCTCAACTTAAGCGCTACGCTGGACTACAAATAGCGCTagataaaaatccatttttaaaaggttCACAAAATTTATGACTGAGGACGTACACTGACATATTAGTGTGTGTGGTTGCAGCCTAGAATTGTATAGATCTTGAGTAAATGTGCAGTTCTGCCTGAAAATCTGACTCATATATAaccagtatcacagaatcatagaatggttagagttggaagggaccttaaagattccTTcaaggggacacctcccaccagaccaggttgctccaagccccatccagcctggccttgaacccctccagggatggggcagccacagcttctctgggcaacctgggccagtgtctcaccgccctcacagcaaagaatttcttcttcatatctcatctaaatctccgcTCTGTGTTCCCACTACTTTGAAAATACTAGGTTCTGCTTTGAGAGCAAATATATGAGtgcaagtgttttatttttttgtttaatttgtctTTTGACTGAGTTGTTTTGAATTTCAGGCACACCTTCAGCGCAAACAGTATCCGTCTCAACAAAAGTCGGCACCCCGGTGTCGCTGACCGGGCAGAGGTTCACCGTGCAGATCCCCTCCTCTCAGGCAGCCGTCAAGTCAGGTAAAACACAAGCTGTAACGATCTTTTGAGTGGAACAGGAATTAATTTATAGTAATAATGTGGGTGATTACTTCAcctcttctgttttttaatcttGCTAATCTTTCGGGTCTCCTTACACGAGGCGGGCAGTCCCCTCTCT
Proteins encoded:
- the LOC141464578 gene encoding growth hormone secretagogue receptor type 1-like, translating into MGSIANHSYFGNDTDSSEDQSFSLFDVQILVPVTIISIILFFLGVAGNLITIVIFRRSQEMRTTVNMYLSSMALSDTLIFLGLPSDLYRLWKYKPYIFGDFLCKFFIYLSETCTYCTILHITTVSVERYFAICFPLKAKATITKCRVKRVILALWGCSLLTAGPILFLFGVEHPNGSLPQESRECRSIESVARTGLLETMTWVSTIYFFLPMFCLTLLYGLICRKLWRSGKRLPGCRAAGRKRSHTQTVKMLAVVVLAFVLCWLPFHVGRILFAQSQIILYDLTQYFNLIAMLLFYLGASINPILYNVMSHKYRKAMSKILRHERTRRCRSVTRSEKVSFEGTELGTFVSTVQH
- the TAF9B gene encoding transcription initiation factor TFIID subunit 9B, whose product is MEPAKMASPKSAPKDAQVMAQILKDMGITEYEPRVINQMLEFAYRYVTTILEDAKIYSSHAKKSSVDADDVRLAIQCRTDQSFTSPPPRDFLLDIARQKNQTPLPLIKPYSGPRLPPDRYCLTAPNYRLKSLQKKVSSSAGRITVPRLSVGAVSSRPSTPTLGTPSAQTVSVSTKVGTPVSLTGQRFTVQIPSSQAAVKSATPTTPTVQNVLINPSLIGPKNILITTNMVSSQNTSNESNPLKRKHEDDDDYDNL